A stretch of the Candidatus Nealsonbacteria bacterium genome encodes the following:
- the mreC gene encoding rod shape-determining protein MreC, with protein MEKENIKKIALILIFLFLIVLALNFLNKKSDFLNNFKGFFYSISQSIQKPLWQAGDGFSDFFEGISQGKKIKQENEKLKTDYENLLFQNIAVDELKKENDYLRKALELGLNEEFKLVLAQVISKDISQDSILINKGLKDGLSQGMTVITEQKVLLGKVAEVSDKFSRVILISNSESFFPVTIQAAQATGIIRGRGNGQLSLEEIPRDKEIKEDDIVLTTSLGGNFPRGLLVGKIKNIKKSDTEPFQKAEVYSFLKIDDIRTVFAVTSF; from the coding sequence ATGGAAAAAGAAAATATAAAGAAAATAGCCTTAATCCTCATTTTTTTGTTTTTAATTGTTTTAGCTCTGAATTTTTTAAATAAAAAATCTGATTTTTTGAATAATTTTAAAGGTTTTTTTTATTCAATTTCCCAATCAATTCAAAAGCCTCTTTGGCAGGCCGGAGACGGCTTTTCCGATTTTTTTGAAGGAATTTCTCAGGGCAAAAAGATAAAACAAGAAAACGAAAAATTAAAAACTGATTATGAGAATCTTTTATTCCAAAACATTGCTGTTGATGAATTAAAAAAAGAAAATGATTATTTAAGAAAAGCCTTGGAATTGGGGTTAAATGAAGAATTTAAACTGGTTTTAGCTCAAGTTATTTCCAAAGACATTTCTCAGGACTCAATTTTAATAAACAAAGGCCTAAAAGACGGCTTGTCCCAGGGCATGACCGTGATCACCGAGCAGAAAGTGCTTTTGGGTAAGGTAGCTGAAGTTTCCGATAAATTTTCCCGGGTAATCTTGATTTCCAACTCCGAAAGCTTTTTTCCCGTGACAATTCAGGCCGCCCAGGCCACCGGCATTATTAGGGGCAGGGGAAATGGCCAGCTTTCCTTGGAAGAAATACCTCGGGATAAAGAAATAAAAGAAGATGATATTGTGCTCACCACGTCTTTGGGCGGAAACTTTCCCAGAGGTCTTTTAGTCGGGAAAATTAAAAATATCAAAAAAAGCGACACCGAACCTTTCCAAAAAGCGGAAGTTTATTCTTTCCTGAAGATTGATGATATAAGAACGGTTTTTGCCGTAACCAGTTTTTAA
- the mreD gene encoding rod shape-determining protein MreD has protein sequence MKKFLFLFLAFFFFFLVIFQTSFLNHFSLWGVLPNFILIFLILLNFLENSRENSGLVLAGFSGFLLDFFSGLQFGVCFLTFIFLALLIKKFLKSLGEENVVYFALVLIVSLIFYNLVSFALNSIFKLSFVFYFNLSKFDFFEIAYNLAVGVAIFGLISYVRKYF, from the coding sequence ATGAAAAAATTTTTATTTTTATTTTTGGCTTTCTTTTTTTTCTTTTTGGTTATTTTTCAGACAAGTTTTTTGAATCATTTCAGCTTGTGGGGCGTCTTACCGAATTTCATTTTGATTTTTTTAATCCTTTTGAATTTTCTGGAAAATTCCCGGGAAAATTCGGGATTGGTTCTGGCCGGATTTAGCGGATTTCTTTTGGACTTTTTTTCCGGATTGCAGTTTGGCGTTTGTTTTCTGACTTTCATTTTTTTGGCTCTTTTGATTAAAAAATTTCTAAAGTCATTAGGCGAGGAAAACGTTGTTTATTTTGCCTTGGTTCTTATTGTTTCTTTAATTTTTTATAATTTGGTTTCCTTTGCTTTAAACTCTATTTTTAAGCTTTCTTTTGTTTTTTATTTTAATTTAAGTAAGTTTGATTTTTTTGAAATAGCATATAATTTAGCAGTAGGCGTTGCCATTTTTGGCTTAATAAGTTATGTTCGGAAATATTTTTAA
- the mrdA gene encoding penicillin-binding protein 2, which produces MFGNIFKKNRKSDFLEIEPHEIFLDELAQKKEREYGISEKKFEVPLSQTKLKIFYIGFVILVAFLFYKTLNFGIVKGDYYSQLAQDNCHNVGFFNPVRGVVYDSKMNQMVFNRTSYDLVLDRKNLPQYQTKKTIVAGVAEILKEKPQDLLKKIEEGEFDFVLIKENLDHDNLVLLKTKIKDFKGFEIKENTVREYKDASLFSHLLGFTGKISPEELKDLKEYSITDYIGKQGLEKFYEETLRGVPGRVLVERDAVGNKVSENLITEAQTGDSLVLWLDSELQKKAEEALKASLDRVGSKRGVVIAMDPNNGGILSLVSLPSFDNNLFSQGISAQDLKKLNDNPNYPLFNRAIAGGYPVGSSIKPLTASAALQEKIISPDKEVECKGGISIPNPFDPEHPSVFLDWETHGWTDLRKAIAQSCNVYFYTIGGGYQSQPGLGVERIKKYLQLFGWGNKTGVDIAGEIPGLLPDPAWKENYFQDDSQKKIWRIGDTYHLSIGQGDISVTPLQVVMAFSAIANGGKLYQPLTVKEIIKGSADSSKIVKTMEPKIIRENFIEPENLKIVREGMREGVIYGSSVLLNDLPVKAASKTGTAQTSRDEVYHNWVTVFAPYDNPRIVLTVLIEDVEGMQYAALPVAKDILNWYFTR; this is translated from the coding sequence ATGTTCGGAAATATTTTTAAAAAAAATAGAAAATCGGATTTTCTTGAGATAGAGCCCCATGAAATCTTTTTGGACGAACTGGCTCAAAAAAAAGAAAGAGAATACGGCATTTCCGAGAAAAAATTTGAAGTGCCTCTTAGCCAGACAAAGTTAAAGATTTTTTACATCGGCTTTGTTATTTTAGTGGCTTTTCTTTTTTACAAAACCCTGAACTTCGGAATAGTTAAAGGCGATTATTATTCCCAATTGGCTCAGGATAACTGCCATAACGTCGGGTTTTTTAATCCGGTCAGAGGGGTGGTTTATGACAGCAAAATGAATCAAATGGTTTTTAACAGAACCAGTTACGATTTAGTTCTGGATAGAAAAAATTTGCCCCAATATCAAACAAAAAAAACTATCGTTGCCGGAGTCGCGGAAATTTTAAAAGAAAAACCGCAGGATCTCTTAAAAAAAATTGAAGAAGGGGAGTTTGATTTTGTTCTGATAAAAGAAAATCTGGACCACGACAATTTGGTTTTGTTGAAAACGAAAATAAAAGATTTTAAGGGTTTTGAGATTAAAGAAAACACGGTAAGGGAATATAAAGATGCTTCTTTGTTCTCTCATCTTTTGGGCTTTACCGGTAAGATAAGTCCGGAAGAGCTGAAAGATTTAAAAGAGTATTCAATCACCGACTATATTGGAAAACAGGGTTTGGAAAAATTTTATGAGGAAACCCTGCGGGGCGTTCCCGGCCGGGTTTTAGTTGAAAGAGATGCCGTAGGAAATAAAGTTTCAGAAAACTTGATTACAGAAGCTCAAACCGGAGACAGCCTGGTTTTGTGGCTGGATTCCGAGCTTCAGAAAAAAGCTGAAGAAGCTTTGAAAGCCAGCCTGGATCGGGTCGGTTCAAAAAGGGGAGTGGTAATAGCCATGGACCCGAATAATGGCGGAATTTTATCTTTGGTGAGCTTGCCCAGTTTTGATAATAATCTTTTTTCCCAGGGAATTTCCGCCCAAGACCTTAAAAAGTTAAACGACAATCCAAATTATCCGCTATTTAACCGGGCAATTGCCGGAGGATATCCCGTGGGCTCCTCTATAAAACCTTTGACAGCTTCCGCCGCTTTGCAGGAAAAAATAATTTCTCCGGACAAAGAAGTTGAATGTAAGGGCGGAATTTCAATTCCCAATCCCTTTGACCCGGAACATCCTTCAGTTTTCTTGGACTGGGAAACTCACGGCTGGACCGATCTTAGAAAAGCAATTGCCCAATCTTGCAATGTTTATTTTTATACGATAGGCGGAGGATACCAAAGCCAGCCGGGCTTAGGAGTAGAAAGAATAAAAAAGTACCTTCAACTATTCGGCTGGGGAAATAAAACCGGAGTGGACATCGCTGGAGAAATACCGGGTTTGCTTCCTGACCCCGCTTGGAAAGAAAATTATTTCCAAGACGATTCTCAAAAGAAAATTTGGCGGATAGGGGATACTTATCATCTGTCAATCGGCCAGGGAGATATTTCAGTTACCCCCCTTCAGGTGGTGATGGCTTTTTCAGCGATTGCTAATGGCGGGAAACTCTATCAACCTCTTACTGTTAAAGAAATTATTAAGGGCTCCGCTGATTCATCAAAAATAGTTAAAACAATGGAACCGAAAATCATTCGCGAAAATTTTATTGAACCGGAGAATCTGAAAATAGTAAGAGAGGGGATGAGAGAGGGAGTGATTTACGGTTCCAGCGTTCTTTTGAACGATTTGCCGGTAAAAGCCGCTTCCAAGACCGGTACTGCCCAAACTTCCAGAGACGAAGTTTATCACAACTGGGTTACGGTTTTCGCTCCTTACGACAATCCCCGGATAGTTTTAACGGTGCTTATCGAAGACGTTGAGGGAATGCAGTACGCCGCCTTGCCTGTTGCTAAAGACATTTTAAATTGGTATTTTACAAGATAA
- a CDS encoding ABC transporter ATP-binding protein, with the protein METIKEIKILWRYLKKYKKKIWPLVILGVIASSLTAFLPYFYGRLIDLVSIKSTDFSFIFALLGMWFLMSFASVFMIRIVNRHGAFLSIDCLNDLICETSAHVINLPLKFHKEKKTGEIFSKIDRAADYLARIVNEIIFWLLPQFFSIIVGIIIMFFVEWRLALGALIIVLGYLFIIILKTRPIIKNQDKLNKAFEEVYGNLYDSFSNILLIKSSAAEKFQKQKTEKDFKEKLSVINKEFVNLWQNLHFWQDLLFSLGFVLIFGSAILFLSRGLISTGKLVMFLGYLSLIQAPLKNLGWFWQSFRSGMTAIKRVQDLLGIEAEHFDRKGKILDDLKGKVEFKNISFGYKDHILVLNNINFIAQPGEKIALVGGSGEGKTTLVDLVSLYFKPSKGKIFFDDVNIQDLDLHFLRKIIAYVPQEITLFDDTIRNNLLYGKPEATDEEIFAATKAANAHKFIESFPQKYDTVVGERGIKLSTGQKQRLAIALALIQDPKILILDEATSSLDSESEKLVQEALERLVVSRTTFIVAHRLSTIRKADKILVLEKGKIVEIGNHEELIKKKGAYYKFYSLQFKTSD; encoded by the coding sequence ATGGAAACTATAAAAGAAATAAAAATTCTTTGGAGATATCTAAAAAAATATAAAAAGAAAATTTGGCCTCTTGTTATTTTGGGCGTGATAGCTTCTTCACTTACGGCTTTTTTGCCATATTTTTATGGAAGATTAATCGATTTAGTTTCGATTAAATCAACGGATTTTAGCTTTATTTTCGCTCTTTTGGGGATGTGGTTTTTAATGAGCTTTGCTTCTGTTTTTATGATTAGAATTGTGAACAGACATGGAGCTTTTTTATCAATAGATTGTTTGAATGATTTAATTTGTGAAACTTCCGCTCATGTTATAAATTTGCCTTTAAAGTTTCACAAAGAGAAAAAAACAGGCGAAATTTTTTCAAAAATTGACCGGGCAGCCGATTATCTTGCCAGGATTGTTAATGAAATTATTTTTTGGTTGTTACCTCAGTTTTTTTCAATTATAGTCGGCATTATTATTATGTTTTTTGTTGAATGGAGATTGGCACTGGGAGCGTTAATTATTGTTTTAGGATACCTATTCATTATAATTTTGAAAACCAGGCCTATCATAAAAAACCAAGATAAGTTAAATAAAGCTTTTGAGGAAGTTTACGGTAATCTTTATGATTCTTTCTCTAATATTTTATTAATAAAATCCTCTGCTGCTGAAAAATTCCAAAAACAAAAAACAGAAAAAGATTTTAAAGAAAAATTAAGCGTTATTAATAAAGAGTTCGTGAATTTATGGCAAAATCTTCATTTCTGGCAAGACTTATTATTTTCTTTAGGATTTGTTTTAATTTTTGGTTCAGCTATTTTATTCTTAAGCCGGGGTTTAATTTCTACCGGGAAATTAGTGATGTTTTTAGGCTATTTAAGCTTAATTCAAGCTCCTCTTAAAAATTTGGGATGGTTTTGGCAGTCTTTTAGAAGCGGAATGACAGCGATAAAAAGAGTGCAAGATTTGTTGGGAATTGAAGCTGAGCACTTTGACAGAAAAGGAAAAATTTTAGATGACCTTAAGGGAAAAGTTGAGTTTAAAAATATTAGTTTTGGATATAAAGACCATATTTTGGTTTTAAATAATATCAACTTTATCGCCCAACCTGGTGAAAAAATTGCTTTAGTTGGGGGCAGCGGCGAAGGAAAAACAACTTTGGTTGATTTGGTTTCTCTCTATTTTAAACCTTCAAAGGGCAAAATTTTTTTTGATGATGTAAATATTCAAGATTTAGACCTTCACTTTTTAAGGAAAATAATAGCTTATGTTCCCCAGGAAATAACCCTGTTCGACGACACCATTAGAAATAATCTTCTTTATGGGAAACCGGAAGCTACTGACGAAGAAATTTTTGCGGCTACTAAGGCCGCCAATGCCCATAAATTTATTGAATCTTTTCCTCAAAAATATGACACCGTAGTAGGAGAGCGGGGAATTAAGCTTTCTACTGGACAGAAACAAAGATTAGCCATTGCCCTAGCTTTAATTCAGGATCCTAAAATTTTGATTTTAGACGAGGCAACTTCTTCTTTGGATTCTGAATCTGAAAAATTAGTTCAAGAAGCTCTCGAAAGGCTGGTAGTTAGCAGAACTACTTTTATTGTCGCTCATCGTTTAAGCACTATTCGCAAAGCGGATAAAATATTAGTTTTAGAAAAAGGGAAGATAGTAGAAATAGGAAATCATGAAGAATTGATTAAAAAGAAAGGAGCTTATTATAAGTTTTATTCTCTCCAGTTTAAAACTTCCGATTAG
- a CDS encoding GNAT family protein has product MLKGKVNEKDILLRPVRKSDLECLLKWMNDTEVNQYLLNRFPMTEITEGKWIEELSTTRRNTDIVFMIEVKQKPIGICGLHMINLIDQNAGVGMAIGEKKYWSKGYGTESLRLLVNYAFRNLNLNSLSAGAMDFNERSIKMQKKIGFQREGRRRQHFFKNGKFHDEILFGLLREEWKKKQKFKDTN; this is encoded by the coding sequence ATGTTAAAAGGAAAAGTAAATGAAAAAGATATATTATTAAGGCCAGTTAGAAAATCTGATCTCGAATGTCTTTTGAAATGGATGAATGATACGGAAGTTAACCAGTATTTACTTAATCGATTTCCCATGACAGAAATAACCGAAGGAAAATGGATTGAAGAACTTTCGACCACGCGCAGAAATACAGATATTGTTTTTATGATCGAGGTTAAACAAAAACCCATAGGGATTTGCGGTCTTCACATGATAAACCTTATAGATCAAAATGCCGGAGTAGGCATGGCAATCGGAGAAAAAAAATACTGGAGCAAAGGTTACGGTACGGAATCGTTAAGGCTATTAGTTAATTATGCTTTCCGGAACCTTAATTTAAATAGTCTTTCGGCCGGGGCCATGGATTTTAATGAAAGAAGCATAAAAATGCAGAAAAAAATTGGATTCCAGAGAGAGGGAAGAAGACGCCAACATTTTTTTAAAAACGGCAAATTCCACGACGAAATTCTATTCGGCCTTTTAAGGGAAGAATGGAAAAAGAAACAAAAATTCAAAGACACTAATTAA
- a CDS encoding NUDIX hydrolase translates to MKKDYGIYHVGFKILLKKENKFLFLRSANKKYWDLPGGRADNTEYKKPVLKILEREVREELGNKIRYKIGDMAFQSRRYFPKRKTYTLSTVYEAKYLSGEILISPEHSGYEWINPKTYKFKEKGFFCKEEYLAFKEYFKFK, encoded by the coding sequence ATGAAAAAAGATTACGGTATTTATCATGTCGGATTCAAAATACTCCTGAAAAAAGAAAACAAGTTTTTATTTTTAAGAAGTGCCAATAAAAAATATTGGGATTTGCCGGGAGGTCGGGCCGACAATACGGAATACAAGAAACCAGTTTTAAAAATACTTGAGCGAGAGGTGAGGGAAGAGTTAGGGAATAAAATAAGATATAAGATTGGGGACATGGCATTTCAAAGTCGGCGATATTTTCCAAAAAGAAAAACTTATACTTTAAGTACTGTTTACGAAGCAAAATATCTGTCTGGCGAAATTTTAATTTCTCCGGAGCACAGCGGTTACGAGTGGATAAACCCAAAAACATATAAATTTAAAGAAAAAGGATTTTTTTGCAAGGAAGAATATTTAGCTTTTAAAGAATATTTTAAATTTAAATAA
- a CDS encoding GrpB family protein, whose product MKKIIGLQRKKVKLLPYNPNWEKLYKKEEKLIRSVIGEYIKDIQHVGSTSIPGAKAKPIIDIAIGVESLKIGKKCIKPLKKLGYQYAYDSKIGGQHFFAKGKEKNRTHYIHMIKLNGRYWKNCILFRDYLRKHKDIIKKYNNLKEKLAKIYKDDRDTYTIKKSSFIRIIIKKADSKFN is encoded by the coding sequence ATGAAAAAAATTATAGGTTTACAGAGAAAAAAAGTTAAGCTTTTGCCCTATAATCCAAATTGGGAGAAATTATATAAAAAAGAGGAAAAATTAATTCGTTCTGTAATTGGGGAATATATTAAAGATATTCAGCATGTCGGCAGTACTTCTATTCCTGGAGCTAAAGCCAAGCCTATAATTGATATAGCTATTGGCGTAGAATCATTGAAAATAGGCAAAAAATGCATTAAACCTTTGAAGAAATTAGGATATCAATATGCGTATGATTCTAAAATAGGGGGTCAGCACTTTTTTGCAAAAGGTAAGGAAAAAAATAGAACCCATTATATACATATGATAAAGCTAAATGGGAGATATTGGAAAAATTGTATACTTTTTAGAGATTATTTAAGAAAGCATAAAGATATTATTAAAAAATATAATAATTTAAAGGAAAAATTGGCAAAAATTTATAAAGACGACCGCGATACATATACAATAAAAAAATCTTCTTTTATCAGAATAATAATAAAAAAAGCTGATTCTAAATTTAACTAA
- the cyaB gene encoding class IV adenylate cyclase translates to MNIEVEIKVKIIDFKEIKKELVKFGKLKKSIRQIDEYYIPCHRNFFAHKPTPTEWLRVRTNPDKTIFEYDKSFDSKTGKHYYAEEYETEVSHPDEFKKILKFLDFKKVVVIDKKREYWDCGDFEVCLDKVKGLGNFIEVEAKGKFKNSKVAREGCAEFLKKLGIKQERDEVKTGYPTLLLKNKKV, encoded by the coding sequence ATGAATATCGAAGTAGAAATTAAGGTCAAAATAATTGATTTTAAAGAGATAAAAAAAGAACTGGTTAAGTTTGGTAAGCTTAAAAAATCAATTAGGCAAATTGATGAGTATTATATTCCTTGCCATAGAAATTTTTTTGCCCATAAGCCCACACCTACAGAATGGCTAAGAGTCAGAACAAACCCCGACAAGACAATTTTTGAATACGATAAATCATTTGATAGTAAAACAGGAAAACATTACTATGCCGAGGAATATGAAACAGAAGTTTCCCATCCTGATGAATTCAAGAAGATATTAAAATTTCTTGATTTTAAGAAGGTCGTGGTTATTGATAAAAAAAGAGAGTATTGGGATTGCGGAGACTTCGAAGTATGCTTGGATAAAGTTAAGGGATTGGGGAATTTTATAGAAGTAGAAGCAAAAGGAAAGTTTAAAAATTCAAAAGTGGCCAGAGAAGGATGCGCTGAATTTTTAAAAAAACTTGGTATAAAACAAGAGAGGGACGAAGTAAAAACCGGTTATCCCACTTTGCTTTTAAAAAATAAAAAAGTATGA
- a CDS encoding HAD-IA family hydrolase: protein MGKVDYNLKNMSNIQAIIFDLVGVLVFKRRDYVPESKEQLSADKIEKLYNHLDDKKLLFDIKEKLGLADEEIEKVLACIPQKYEKNEELWKLLPELKKKYKLAIINNGNSLALKYWNKIFNFEVFDFFINSAIEGFKKPNHKIYLIACKKLKVNPKNCLFIDDLEANIKTAKRLGMETIWWKKDKKEENLKNFNIKTQ, encoded by the coding sequence ATGGGAAAGGTAGATTATAATTTAAAAAATATGAGCAATATCCAGGCAATTATATTTGATTTGGTGGGAGTTTTAGTATTTAAAAGGAGAGATTACGTACCAGAGAGTAAAGAGCAATTAAGCGCTGATAAAATCGAAAAATTATATAATCATTTAGATGATAAAAAGCTCTTGTTTGATATAAAAGAAAAATTAGGCTTGGCTGATGAAGAAATAGAAAAAGTTTTAGCCTGTATTCCTCAAAAATACGAAAAGAATGAAGAATTATGGAAATTATTACCAGAATTAAAAAAGAAATATAAATTAGCCATAATAAACAACGGCAATTCTTTAGCGCTTAAATACTGGAATAAAATTTTTAATTTTGAAGTTTTTGATTTTTTTATTAATTCTGCGATAGAAGGCTTTAAAAAACCAAACCATAAGATTTATCTTATTGCCTGTAAAAAATTAAAAGTAAATCCGAAAAATTGTCTTTTTATAGATGATTTAGAAGCAAACATTAAAACAGCTAAAAGATTAGGAATGGAAACAATATGGTGGAAAAAAGATAAAAAAGAAGAAAATTTAAAAAATTTTAATATCAAAACGCAATGA
- a CDS encoding C39 family peptidase, protein MKKIILNVKSFQETLHADMCGPASLKIVLDYYGTKKSEQELAWLTGLVPGLGIDDKSILKAAESLGFKAQIKNGSTFDDIEEWLKKGVPVIVDWFTRGRCDYNDSKLADGHYSVVFGLDDEYIYLQDPETGGEKKLRKRIL, encoded by the coding sequence ATGAAAAAAATAATACTTAATGTAAAATCTTTTCAAGAAACCCTGCACGCAGACATGTGCGGTCCGGCATCGTTGAAAATCGTATTAGATTATTATGGAACAAAGAAAAGTGAGCAAGAGCTTGCTTGGCTAACCGGATTGGTGCCGGGCCTTGGAATCGACGATAAAAGCATTCTTAAGGCCGCTGAGTCGCTCGGTTTTAAGGCGCAGATAAAAAATGGAAGCACATTTGACGATATAGAAGAATGGCTTAAAAAAGGGGTGCCGGTTATTGTTGATTGGTTTACTCGGGGTCGTTGTGATTACAATGATTCAAAATTAGCAGACGGGCATTATTCTGTTGTGTTTGGTTTAGATGACGAATATATCTATCTTCAAGATCCGGAAACCGGCGGGGAAAAAAAATTAAGAAAGAGGATTTTATGA
- a CDS encoding DMT family transporter, with protein MFELILAGILFGGITTGARFLAGLGLSLYEISFFTLGLATLMLFPFAINQKMNWKKLKFLALYGLGGALLQLAGFSGIILQVPVAIVSFFMYSQPIWTVFLSIFFLKEKIDKKKLLAVFFAIVGVIILVNLASVENYNIWGIIAPLIGGFLLSVWVVGGRKIAIEKEPASFVTFAYCGFTTIWLILIYPFFKKFVPQPMFSDLSFTHSTTIWFHLIWIILISRVISNWLFYRGMKRIEASRTGIIILIEPISVAVISAIAFSQPITVTLALGGGLILLANYLVIFNRKNST; from the coding sequence ATGTTTGAACTTATACTAGCGGGTATTTTATTTGGGGGGATAACGACGGGCGCTCGTTTTTTAGCAGGATTAGGACTTTCTCTATATGAAATTTCTTTTTTCACCTTAGGCTTGGCGACTTTAATGCTTTTTCCTTTTGCTATAAATCAAAAAATGAATTGGAAGAAGTTAAAATTTTTAGCTTTATATGGCTTGGGAGGAGCCTTGTTACAACTAGCAGGATTTAGTGGTATTATTCTCCAGGTTCCAGTGGCAATAGTTTCTTTTTTTATGTATTCACAGCCAATTTGGACAGTTTTTTTAAGTATATTTTTTCTCAAGGAGAAGATTGATAAAAAAAAGCTATTGGCGGTTTTTTTTGCTATTGTTGGTGTTATTATTTTAGTTAATTTAGCATCGGTAGAAAATTACAATATATGGGGCATCATCGCTCCTTTAATCGGAGGTTTTCTATTGTCAGTTTGGGTTGTTGGCGGCAGAAAAATAGCCATTGAAAAAGAGCCTGCTTCTTTTGTTACCTTCGCTTATTGTGGATTTACCACTATTTGGTTGATATTGATCTATCCTTTTTTTAAAAAGTTTGTTCCACAACCAATGTTTTCAGATTTATCTTTTACACATTCGACAACTATTTGGTTTCATCTTATTTGGATTATTCTTATATCAAGAGTTATCTCTAATTGGTTGTTTTATAGGGGCATGAAGAGAATAGAAGCTTCGCGGACTGGCATTATTATTTTGATAGAGCCTATCAGCGTAGCTGTAATTTCGGCAATTGCTTTTTCGCAGCCCATCACAGTAACTTTAGCCTTAGGTGGTGGGTTAATTTTATTAGCTAATTATCTTGTTATATTTAATCGGAAAAATTCAACCTAA
- a CDS encoding AAA family ATPase gives MTKKQKNLSELIIFVGQSGAGKTTIADAIGCKRIASCDILREEVANRGLEDNHTNIHAVALDLISQDPAWQAKKVLKMVKDNQLFIFDGPRNPADIQFLMKSGKKIEIIGICSPRTVRYQRVLEREKRLITKEQFMQRCVDEVIWAGLNNCLSLATVYVFNNNNSLEQIHRTAVSLIAAIQSKDFPKVNPTFQKGMLGFEKFINTLSVPFANSERMCMLMREYFNWEKEQLKSYQRKEIPLEKFFI, from the coding sequence ATGACTAAAAAGCAAAAAAATTTATCAGAGTTGATTATTTTTGTTGGCCAATCTGGCGCCGGAAAAACAACTATTGCAGACGCAATTGGTTGTAAAAGGATTGCCTCTTGTGACATTTTGCGAGAAGAAGTGGCTAATCGCGGGTTGGAAGACAATCATACTAATATTCATGCCGTAGCATTAGATTTAATTTCTCAAGACCCTGCTTGGCAAGCAAAAAAGGTTTTAAAGATGGTTAAGGATAATCAGCTTTTTATTTTTGACGGACCTAGAAATCCGGCGGACATTCAATTTTTAATGAAATCAGGCAAAAAGATTGAAATTATTGGTATCTGTTCTCCGAGAACTGTTCGATATCAACGGGTTTTAGAGAGGGAAAAACGATTAATCACAAAAGAACAATTTATGCAGCGTTGCGTAGACGAAGTGATATGGGCAGGATTAAATAATTGCTTAAGCTTAGCTACGGTTTATGTTTTTAATAACAACAACTCTTTAGAGCAAATACATCGAACAGCAGTTTCTTTAATAGCAGCGATACAATCAAAAGATTTTCCTAAAGTCAATCCTACTTTTCAAAAAGGAATGTTAGGGTTTGAGAAATTTATTAACACTCTTTCTGTCCCTTTCGCCAATTCAGAGCGAATGTGCATGCTAATGAGAGAATATTTTAACTGGGAGAAAGAGCAATTAAAATCTTATCAGAGAAAAGAAATTCCTTTAGAAAAATTTTTTATATGA
- a CDS encoding NUDIX hydrolase produces the protein MEKLGLFKQEKTGNLVYYYLNKNSPFFGVVENIILKASNKKKQKELEKDIERKKNKNLMIVQKDDLDILFSKIGELENILESLSQKKSEIEDLINLGIVVNGNKEVLLIKRVKREKGKDGSVLTWAFPGGKQRINETRKECVAREVLAETGYKIEPVEEISLRLHPQFSVFIVYHLCRLVLPRLVAKPKEPHEIAEIRWVKPKEIKKLFTTDLDPKVSLELGLSKTNKK, from the coding sequence TTGGAAAAATTAGGGCTTTTCAAGCAAGAAAAAACTGGAAATTTGGTTTATTATTATTTAAACAAAAATTCTCCATTTTTTGGAGTTGTTGAAAATATTATTTTAAAAGCTTCAAATAAAAAAAAGCAAAAGGAACTTGAGAAAGATATAGAAAGAAAGAAAAATAAAAATTTAATGATCGTCCAAAAAGATGACCTAGATATATTATTTTCTAAAATAGGTGAATTAGAAAATATACTAGAATCTCTTTCGCAAAAAAAATCAGAGATTGAAGATTTAATTAATTTAGGGATAGTGGTTAATGGTAATAAAGAAGTTTTATTAATTAAAAGAGTAAAAAGAGAGAAAGGAAAAGACGGTTCAGTCTTGACTTGGGCTTTTCCGGGTGGCAAACAACGGATAAACGAAACTAGAAAAGAGTGTGTTGCTAGAGAAGTACTAGCTGAAACTGGTTATAAGATCGAACCAGTCGAGGAGATTTCTCTTCGACTTCATCCTCAGTTTTCAGTATTTATAGTTTATCATCTTTGCAGGTTAGTTCTGCCAAGGCTTGTAGCAAAACCGAAAGAACCGCATGAAATAGCCGAGATTAGATGGGTTAAGCCAAAAGAAATAAAAAAATTATTTACAACCGATCTTGATCCAAAGGTTAGTCTTGAACTCGGACTATCTAAGACTAATAAAAAATAA